Part of the Paracoccus sp. MC1862 genome, AGATAAAGCGCCGCGCCGGTGATATCCTCGACCTGACCCAGACGCCCCAGCTTTATCATCCGCAGGGCATGGTCCAGGAAGGCCGGGTTCTCGAAATAGGGTTTCGTCAGCGGCGTCTCGATAAAAGTCGGACAGATCGAGTTCACGCGGATGCGGTGCGGCGCAAGTTCGATCGAGGCGGCCTTCGTCAGCCCCTCGATCCCCCATTTCGAGGCGCAGTAGACCGAGCGGTCCTCGGCCCCGATATGCCCCAGCATCGACGACATGTTGATGACCGACCCGCCCCGGCCAAGCGCAGTCATCCGCCGCGTCACCGCCTGCATCGCGAAAAAGGCCGCGCGCAGGTTCAGGCCGATGATCAGGTCGAAGTCTTCTTCCGTCACCTCGGTCATCCTGCGGGGGCGGTTGGTGCCGGCGTTGTTGACGAAGACATCCAGCCGTTCCAGTCCGTCCACGACCGCCCGGAAGGCGGCAAGGTCGGTCACGTCGCAGGGCCGGGCCTTGGCGCGATAGCCCGCGTCACGCAACCCGGTGGCGACGGATTCGATTTCGTCCCCGGTTCTCGCGCAAAGGATCACCTCGGCACCCGCCTGGGCGAAGACCTCGGCGATGGCGCGGCCGAGGCCGCGGCCCGCGCCGGTGACAAGCGCGGTGCGCCCCTTCAGCGAAAAGTCGGGGAACGGGGTCATCGGCATCTCCGGATGGAAGGTTCGGATGCCGCCCCGCCCTCGGGACGAGGCGGCGGAGAAATCAGAAGTTGACCTGGTCGCCGCCCTTCAGCGCCAGCAGCTCGCGCGCCTCGTCGGGGGTCGCGACCTGCAGGCCCAGCCCCTCGATGATCTGACGGGCGGCGCGGACCTGCTCGGCGTTGGTTTCCGCAAGCCGGCCCTTCCCGGCCCAGAGGTTGTCCTCCAGCCCGACCCGCACATGGCCGCCGTTCGCGGCCGAGATCGCGGCGATGGACAACTGGTTGCGCCCCGCCCCCAGCACCGACCAGCGATAGTTGTCGCCGAACAGCCGGTCGGCGGTGCGCTTCATGTGCATCACGTCTTCCAGATGCGCCCCGATGCCGCCCATCAGTCCGAAGACCGTCTGGATGAACAGCGGGCCGGTCACGAGCCCGCGGTCGAAGAAATGCTTGAGGTTGTAAAGATGCGACGTGTCGTAGCACTCGAACTCGAAGCGCGTCCCGCCCTCGCCCAAGGTCGTCATCACCTGTTCCACATCGCCGAAGGTGTTGCGGAAGATGATGTCCTTGTTGCCGAGGTATTCCCGTTCCCACTGGTGCTTCAGTTGCGCCTCGTAGCGGTCGAGCATCGGGAACAGGCCGAAGTTCATCGTGCCCATGTTCAGCGAGGCCACTTCGGGCTTGTAGTGCTTGGCGGGCTGGATCCGCTCGGCGATGGACATGGTGGGCGCGCCGCCGGTGGTGATGTTCAGGACGGCGGCGGTCTGCTGCTTGATGACGCTGAGGATCGGGTGGAAGGCCTCGACCGACTGGTCGGGGCGGCCGTCCTCTTCGTTGCGGGCATGCAGGTGGATGATGGCGGCGCCCGCCTCGGCGGCGCCCACCGCGGCCTCGGCGATTTCCGAGGCCGAGACCGGCAGGAACTTCGACATCGAGGGCGTGTGGATCGCGCCGGTGACGGCGCAGGTGATGATGACTTTGCCCTGAAGGCTCATGGTCTTGTCCTCAATTGTGGGATCGGGTTTCACGCTGCGCCAGATGCGCAGCCAGCGCAGCGAGTTCCTCGTCGCGCCATTCCTGACGGGCGCGGACCGCATCGGGGGTCGAGACGTCGCGGAAGGCGGCGCCCACCTTGGCGGCAGCCTCGGCCGAGAAGGCCGCGTCGCCGACCTCGACACCGGCAAGGCCCGCCATCATCGCGCCATAGCGGTCCAGATAATCGGCGGCACCGCCGGGGGCGTTCAGGTTGATCGTCTCCATCGGTCCCATGAAGGCCCAGCGGCGGCCCAGCCCGTGGCGCATGGTGTCGTCCAGCCCCTGCACGTCCACATAGCCCTCGGCGATCAGGCGCAGGCTTTCGGCCAGCAGCACGGCCTGCAGGCGGTTCAGGATGAAGCCGTCGATCTCTTTCTTCAGCACCACCGGCACCTGTCCGGCGCGGGCGTAGATGTCACGCGCGCATTCGGTCACGGCCGGATCGGTGAAGGGCGCGGGCGAGATTTCCACCACCGGCACCAGATGCGGCGGGTTGACCGGGTGGCCGACAAGGCAGCGCGCGGCGCCCGGCAGCCCTTCGGCGAAGCTCGACGCCTTCAGCGCCGAGGAGGAGGAGGCGAGGATCGTGTTTGGCCCTGAAAGGCGGTCGAGTTCGGCAAAAAGCCTGCGCTTGATGTCGAGGACCTCGGGCCCGCTTTCCTGCACCATGTCCACGCCGGCCAGCACCTCGCCAAGGTTGCGCACCGGCTGGATGCGGGCTGCCGTGGCGGCGGGATCGTCACCGGCCTGGCCGAAGGGGGCGACCCGTTCGATCATGGTGGCGACATCGGCGGCAAGCCGGTCCAGAACGCCCGCGTCCTTGTCCCAGACGCCGACCTCGAAGCCCGCCCGGGCAAAGACGAAGGCCCATGAGCGGCCGATCAGCCCCGCGCCGACGATGGCGATGTGATTCATCCCCGTTCCCCCTTTCATAGCCACAGCATCTCGCGCCGCAGGTCGAGGTCCGTGGCGATGCGGCGCGATTCCACCTCATGCAGCACGCGACCGCGTTCAAGGACAATGGTGCGGTCGGACAGAGCCAGCGCCAGGTCGAGGTTGTGGTCCACGATGACGATGGACAGCCGGTCGCGCAGCCGGTCGAAGGTGCGGAACAACTGTTCCACGATCGCCGGTGCAAGCCCCTCGAAGGGTTCGTCCAGCAGAAGCACCCGGATGTCGCCCGACAGGGCGCGGGCGACGGCGGCCATCTGCTGCTCGCCCCCCGACAACCGGTCGGCAGGCGTGTCCAGCCGCTCGCGCAGGCGGGGGAAATATTCGAAGATTTCCTCGGTCGTCCAATGGGTCCCCTCGCCCGTCCGGCGCCGGATGCGGCCGAGTTCCAGATTCTCGCGCACCGTCATGCCCGCAAAAAGCCCCCGGCCCTGCGGCACATAGCCGATGCCCTTGCGCGCGATCCGGGCGCTGGAAAGGCCCACAAGCTCGCTTCCCATCAGCCGGATTGAGCCGGAAGACGGCGTGACGATCCCCGTCACTCCCTTCAGCACCGAGGACTTGCCCGCCCCGTTCCGGCCCAGCAGCGCAAGGATCTCGCCCTTGTGCAGGTCAAAGCCGACGTCGTTCAGGATGTGGCTCTTGCCGTAGTGAAGGTTCATCTTCTCGATGGACAGGATCGTCTCGTCCGAGAACTGCCCCTGCCGGGCAGACGCCGCGACGGCGCTGGTGCCCGACCCGATATAGATCTCGCGCACCTTGGCCGAGTTGCGGGCGTCTTCCACCGTGCCGTCCAGCAGCACGCGTCCCTCGGCCATCACCGTCACATGGTCGGCAAGATCGAACACCCGGTCGATGTCATGTTCGACCAGCAGGACCGGGATGCTGGTGGACACGTCCTTGATCAGCAGCCCGACACGCTCGCGTTCCGCCACCGACAGGCCCGCCAGCGGCTCGTCGGCCAGCAGGATCTTGGGTTCCGTCGACAGCGCAAGGCCGAGGTCCAGCAGCCGCTGACCGCCATAGGACAGCGAGCCCGCGATGGCGTTCTCCATCCCCCTCAGCCCGATCCAGTCGAGCATTTCGTCCACCTTGGCATTCACCTCGGCCACGCTGCCGGCCGGGCTGAGGGCACGGGTGCGGCTGGGATGATGGGCCTGCACGGCCAGGCGCAGGTTCTCGCGGATCGTCAGGTCGGGAAAGAGGCTGGTGATCTGGAAGGACCGGCCGAGGCCCAGCCCCGCGATCTGGTCGGGCGTGCTGCCCGAGATGTCGCGGCCGAGGAAGGTCACCTTGCCGCTGTCGGCGGGGATGATGCCGGACAGCAGGTTGAAGGCCGTGGTCTTTCCCGCGCCGTTCGGCCCGATCAGGGCATGCAGCGTCTTGTCGCGAACCCGGATCGACACGCCGTCCACCGCCTTCAGCGCCCCGAAGGTCTTCGAGATGTCGTCGGCCACCAGCACGTCGCCGCCGCCCGCGTCGCGGTCCCTGATCGCGGCGGGCAGCGGGTGCTTTTCGATCTTCCGGTCGGCCATCGCGGCGCCGGTCACGGCCTCGGGGAACAGGCGGCGCCTGACCTGCGCGCCGATGCCCACGAGGCCCTGCCGCGCGAACAGGACGAAGCCCAGGAAGATCAGGCCGAACCAGAACAGCCAGTTCTCGGTATACATCGACAGGTATTCGCGGAACAGGATGTAGAACAGCGCGCCCAGCGCCGGCCCCAGGAAGCCCCGCATGCCCCCGATGACCACCATCGCCAGCAGCTCGCCCGAGAAGATCACCGACATCGGCTCGGCCGAGGTCAGGCGGTTCTTGTAAAGCAGCAGCGCCCCGGCCAGCCCCGTCACCGTCGCCGACAGGACAAAGGCCGCCAGCTTGTAGCGCTGGACGTGATAGCCCAGCGCCTGCGCCCGGTTCTCGTTCTCGCGGATGGCGACAAAGACGCTGCCGACCGGCGACTGCAGGACGCGCAGCATCAGCGCCATCACCAGAAAGGCAAGGACCGCCACGACGATGTAGAAGTTGAGGTTGTTGTCCAGCAGGCCCGGCCGCTCGATCCCGCCAAGGCCGTTCTCGCCGCCCGTGACCTCGGTCCAGCGGAACGCAAGCTGGAACCCCATCGCCGACAGCGCCAGCGTCATCAGCGAGAAATAGACGCCCCGCCGCCGCAGCACCAGGAAGCCGATGACCGCCGCGAGTGCCGCCGTGAACAGCAGGGCCGCAACCAGCGAAACGGCCATGCTGGCATTGCCCAGCCGCAACGCGGTGATGCCCGCGACATAGGCCCCCAGCCCGAACCAGGCGCCATGGCCGAAGGACACGAGACCGGTATAGCCCGCGAGGATGTTCAGCCCCATCGCCGCAAGGGCGAAGATGACCACCTCGCTTGCGCTGTTCGGGCCGAGGCCAAGCAGCGACAGCGTCCAGGGCAGCAGGATCAGCGCCGCTGCCGCGACCGTCAATGTTCGCATGTTCTGCATGGAAGACCTATTCGAAACGGGTGATGCGCTCGCCCAGCAGGCCGCGGGGACGCAGAAGCAGGACCATGAACATCAGCAGGTAGATGGCCATCATCGAGAACTGGGACTGACCCAGCCCGATCATCAGGCCCTTGACCAGCCCGACCATGATCGCGGCGATGACCACGCCCCAGAAGGACCCGAGGCCCCCGATCACCACGACCACGAAGGCCGCGGTCCCGACCTCGACCCCCATCAGCGGGTGGACCGGCTGGATCGGCGCCATCAGCACGCCCGCAAGCGCGGCGATCCCGATGGCCAGCGCCACGACGGTCGAGAGATAGGGTCGCAGCGAAATGCCCAGCGTGCCGAGGATGTCGGGGTTCTGGATGCCGGCGCGGACGATCCGGCCAAAGGGCGTGCGGTTCAGCAGGTACCAGACGCCTGCCACCGTTGCGACCGCCACGGCGATCAGGAACAGCCGGTAGCGCGAATAGATGAAATCGCCCAGGAAGACCTGCCCGCGCAGGGCGTCCGGCATGGCATAGGCGCGCGGCGTCGCGCCGAAATACCACCGCAGGCTCTGCTCGATGATCATCGCAAGGCTGAAGGTCAGCAGCAGCGAATAAAGCGGGTCCTCGCGGTAGAAGCGGGTGAACAGCACGCGCTCGACGACGACGGCCACGGCCGCCGCGATCAGCGGCGCCACGACCAGCGCGCCGAAGAAGCCGATATGGGGCGACAATACGAAGGCCAGGTAGGCCCCCAGCGTGAAGAAGGCGCCATGGGCAAGGTTCACGATGCCGCCGAGCGAGAAGATCAGCGACAGGCCAAGCGCGATGAGCATGTAGTAGAAGCCATCGAGCAGGCCGTTCAGAAGCTGGGACAGAAAGATCGATACCATTCGGATGACCTGTCATGAAGGCTGGCCGGGCGCGCCAATCGGCGCACCCTGTTTTCCTCGATAGCTGGAAGGGCCGGCTCACTCAGAACGAGCAGGCGCCGCCCACGGCATCCTCGATCAGCACTTCCAGCGGCTGGTCGGCGTTCGGCACCGGGTCCGAGGTGGTGAAGATGTCCCATTCGTTCTGGACCTCGGAAGCATCCAGCGCCGTGACCGCATAGACTTCCTGCAGCAGCTGGTGGTTCGCGGGATTGAAGCGGCCCCGGCGTTCCTTCAGCACGTCGAAGTCGGTCGCCGGGTCTTCGAGGAACGAGATCAGCGCCTCGGTGTCGGTCCCGCCGACCCGGCCGATCGCATCGGCCATCACCCGCAGGCCCATGTAGTCCAGATAGGCCTGGTTGTCGGCGGGACGGCCGTATTTCTCCATGAAGGACTGGGCGAAGGCCTGCGAGCCGTCGGCCTTGACCTGGTGGGTCCAGACGCAGGGCCATGTCCCCTGGAAGTCCCGCGCCCCGATCGCCCAGGCGATCACGGTGTTGTAGTCGAAACCCGCCAGCGGGATGTCCAGCCCGAATTCCGCATATTGCTTGAAGAAGCTGGCCGTCTGGGTGCCTGCGAGGTTCGAGATCAGCACATCGGGCGCCGCCGCCCGGATGTTGAGCAGATAGGAAGAAAAATCCGTCGCATCCGTCGGGATCAGATCGTCGCCGACCGTCCGTCCGCCATGCCGTTCAAGGAAGGCCAGCGCCCCGTTGCGCAGGTCATGGCCGAAGGCATAGTCGGCGCTGAGGATATACCACGCCTTGTCTTTCACCATGTCATTGTTCAGCAGGTAGTTGCCTTCGGCGTTCACCACCATCGCGTTCTGCACCTCGACGTGGAACATGTGGCGGTTGCAGTCCTGCCCCCGCAGCGTGTCCGAGTTCGCGCCGGTGTTGATGAACAGCTTGTTGGCCCGCGCCGCGACCTGAGAGATCGTCAGCGCCGAGGCCGACGAGATCTCGCCCATGATCAGCGCCACGTCCCGGCGTTCGGCCAGCCGCTCGGCCTTGGTGGTCGCGGTCTGGGGGTTGACCGAATCCTCCTTGATCACCTCCAGCATGCGGCCGCCGATGCCGCCGCCGGCGTTGATATGCTCGACCGCCAGATCGACGCCCATGACCGCATATTCACCCATCGGACCCAGAAAGCCGGTGCGCGGCGTCAGGTGGGCGATGACGATGGGATCGGTCTGCGCGCGCAGGATGGATGGCGCGGCAAGGCCCATCACGCCGAACGCCGCGCCCGTCTTCAGCAACTGCCGTCTTCCGATTGTCTTCAGCATGAACGTCCCCTCCCCGAGACTTCACTTGCGCGAACCACATACCAGCGATGCTTACTTGACCGGCGATGCAATCCAGTGTGATCTCAGATCATACTGCTGACCGATTTTCCGCCTGTCAACACCGGAGGTCGCCCATGAACGACCTGAACATCCAGCCGCTTGCCCCTCGACCGTCGCTGACGGAACAGGCCTATGCCGCCATCGCGCGGATGCTTCTGGACGGCACGCTGAAGCCGGACAGCCAGACCTCGATCCGGGAACTGGCGGGAGAGCTGGATGTCTCGCCCATGCCGGTCAGGGAAGCGGTAGGCCGGTTAGTCGCCCAAGGGGCGCTCGCGGTCCGCAGGAACCGCGCCGTCGAGGTGCCGCGGATGACCGAGGACGAGTTCCGCGAACTGACCCGTACCCGCATCCTGATGGAATGCGAGGCGGCGCGGCTTGCAGTGGACAGGATCACGGACAGCACGGCCGGGGAACTGCGGGCGCTGCACGAGGCGTTCCGGCTGGAAATGACCGGGGGCAGCCGGGCGGATGCCCTGATGCTGAACCGCCGGCTGCATTTCACGCTCTACGATGCCGCATCCTCGCCCACCCTGCGGCAGTTGATCGGCATGGCCTGGCTGCGCGCGGGACCGCTGATCTCGCTGGACATCGGTCCCACCGCGCAGGGCGACCGGGCCGGTCACTCGATCATCGCCCACGGGAACCTGATCGCGGCGGTGACCGCGCGGGACCGCGAGGCCGCGGCCGAGGCGATCCGGTCCGACATCTCGGTGGCGGCAGAGGTTATTCTCGCGCAGCGCGACTATTTCAACATGAAGGAATGACCGGATGAACCTTGAACTGGACGGCGCGCGGGTGATCGTCACCGCAGGCGCCTCGGGGATCGGACGCGCCATCGTTGACGCGTTCCTTGCGGCAGGCGCCCGCGTTGCGACCTGCGACATCGACGCCGAAGCGCTTGGGACATTGCCGCAGAACGTCATCTCGCAGCGGGTCGATGTGTCCGACGCGGCGGCGCTGCGCAGCTTCATCGACCAGTCCATCGCCGCGCTGGGCGGCCTCGACTGCCTGGTGAACAACGCCGGGATCGCCGGCCCGACCGGCCGAATCGAGGACATCGACCTCGCCGACTGGAGCCGCACGCTGAACGTGGTGCTGACCAGCCAGTTCGTGGCGGTCGGCAGCGCCGTTCCTGCCCTGCGGGAAAGCGCCAACCCCTCGATCGTCAACCTGTCGTCCGTGGCCGGCCGGGTCGGCTTCGCCCTTCGCACCCCCTACGCCGCCGCGAAATGGGGCGTGATCGGCCTGACGAAATCGCTGTCGATCGAGTTGGGAGAGGACAATATCCGCGTGAACGCGATCCTGCCCGGCATCGTCTCGGGCGACCGCCAGCGCCGCGTGCTCGAGGCCAAGGCGCAGCTTCGCGGCCAGAGCTTCGCCGAGCTTGAGGCAGAAGCCTTCCGCTACACCTCGATCAAGGAATACGTCCCGCCGCAGGCGATCGCGAGCCAGGTCCTGTATCTCGCCTCGCCGCTGGGCAGGTTCATCTCGGGGCAGAGCATCTCTGTCTGCGGTGACACCCGCATGCTGGCCTGAGGCAGCCTCTCGGAAGAACGCCCGTGTGATGGGACGGACAACCGTATCTGCACGTTGTGCAGACGAGGGACAGACCTCCCTGCCCTTCGGTTCATAGCCAAGTGGCAGAGCCAATCAACGGCCACGCGGCACCTGCTGAGTGATGTTTCCGCCAACTCCCGGCCTCTCCGCGAAGCGGCTTCCTCTCCCTACCCGCCGCACTTGCAAACCTGCCATGGAGGCCTGACTTTCTTCATGGCAAAGCAACCTTTGTTCCGCTCACTTTCCAGGTGGCAGCGGCTTGCAGTGGCGAGTGCTTTCAGCCTGCAGCAGCACAACAGCAGGTGAAAGAGCCCCCTGCGCGCAAGAGCGGCACCCTTCATGACAGAGCAGTTCGGCCCGTGTCTGCCGTGGCAGCAACGGCCCAGGTCCTCCTTGCCGATTTCCGGGCCAACGCAGAGAAAAAGCCCTTGTTCCCCTTGGCCTCCTGCTGCTAGACCCCCCGGCGGAGATGTGGCCGAGTGGTCGAAGGCACACCCCTGCTAAGGGTGCAGGCGGGAAACCGCCTCGAGGGTTCGAATCCCTTCGTCTCCGCCATACAACTATCGGAAGCCGTTGTTCTTGCTTGCTAAGTGCCCGCGGAGCGGCGGCCTGTCCCCCTCACCGTCCCCCGCTGGGGCGTCGATGGCCACGAGGCATTGGAGCGCAGGGAGGTTCGCCATGGGATTCTTCCGGCGCCGCCGGGTCGGCACCCCTTGGGGCTCGCCCCAACTGTCGGACGAGGGCCGCGAGAAGATTCGGCAGTTCGTCGATGGCTGGAACGAGGGGCCGCTACGCAGGAAGGCGCTGCTGGAAATCCTCGATGCGGAACTGCGCGAACAGGAGCGCCGCCACATGGCCGGAGGGGAGAGCCCGTCGGGCGATAGGGGGCCGGAGGCACCTGCCGGATCGCCACCGGGGGGCTGACGCGGCTCGGCCGCGCGGCGGGGATTCTGCCGATTGACGCGGCGTACCGACCCGGCGCACCATCGGCGGCGAGGGGCTCTGATGATGTGACCGCCCCCCGACGGCATCTGATGTGCCAAGGTGGGTCTGCAACGATCCACAAAGGGGAGCGGTCATGTCGGAGATTATCACGGTCGGGCTCGATCTGGCGAAGAATGTATTCCAGGTGCATGGAACTGACGGCGCAGGACGAGCCGTTCTGCGCAAGAAGATACGGCGAGGGCAGGTGCTGGAGTTTTTCAGCCAGCTGCCCTCTTGCGTCGTGGCGATGGAAGCCTGTGGCGGCGCTCACTTCTGGGGCCGGGAAATTGGCAAGCTGGGGCATGAGGTGCGGCTGATCCCGCCGGCCTATGTGAAGCCGTTTGTGAAGCGCCAGAAGAATGACATGGCGGACGCCGAGGCCATCTGCGAGGCGGCTATGCGACCCACCATGCGCTTTGTTCCGGTCAAGAGCGAAGAGACGCAGGGCGCGGCAATGGTCTTCCGGGTCCGGGAGTTGCTGATCCGGCAGCGCACGCAGGCGATCAACGCATTGCGCGGCCATCTGACCGAGTTCGGTCAGATCGTGCCACAGGGAGCGGCCAACGCTGCGCGGCTGATCGCGATCGTGGAGGATCCGGATGGCGCTCTCCCTGCTGATGCCGTCCCCACGCTGAAGGCTTTGATCGCGGCACTCACGCATCTGGAGGCAGAGATCAGGAAGCTCGATGCCGAGATCGCCCGGCGCGCCAAGGAGAATGACGTCGCCCGGCGACTGATGACGGTGCCGGGCATCGGGCCGCTGATTGCCACGGCCATCGCTGTTCTGGCGCCGCCACCCGAGACGTTCCGCAAGGCACGCGACTTTGCCGCCTGGCTTGGTCTTGTGCCTCGGCAGCATTCGACCGGCGGCA contains:
- a CDS encoding SDR family NAD(P)-dependent oxidoreductase, which gives rise to MTPFPDFSLKGRTALVTGAGRGLGRAIAEVFAQAGAEVILCARTGDEIESVATGLRDAGYRAKARPCDVTDLAAFRAVVDGLERLDVFVNNAGTNRPRRMTEVTEEDFDLIIGLNLRAAFFAMQAVTRRMTALGRGGSVINMSSMLGHIGAEDRSVYCASKWGIEGLTKAASIELAPHRIRVNSICPTFIETPLTKPYFENPAFLDHALRMIKLGRLGQVEDITGAALYLASEASALMTGSSIVLDGGWTAE
- a CDS encoding 3-keto-5-aminohexanoate cleavage protein — its product is MSLQGKVIITCAVTGAIHTPSMSKFLPVSASEIAEAAVGAAEAGAAIIHLHARNEEDGRPDQSVEAFHPILSVIKQQTAAVLNITTGGAPTMSIAERIQPAKHYKPEVASLNMGTMNFGLFPMLDRYEAQLKHQWEREYLGNKDIIFRNTFGDVEQVMTTLGEGGTRFEFECYDTSHLYNLKHFFDRGLVTGPLFIQTVFGLMGGIGAHLEDVMHMKRTADRLFGDNYRWSVLGAGRNQLSIAAISAANGGHVRVGLEDNLWAGKGRLAETNAEQVRAARQIIEGLGLQVATPDEARELLALKGGDQVNF
- a CDS encoding 3-hydroxyacyl-CoA dehydrogenase, yielding MNHIAIVGAGLIGRSWAFVFARAGFEVGVWDKDAGVLDRLAADVATMIERVAPFGQAGDDPAATAARIQPVRNLGEVLAGVDMVQESGPEVLDIKRRLFAELDRLSGPNTILASSSSALKASSFAEGLPGAARCLVGHPVNPPHLVPVVEISPAPFTDPAVTECARDIYARAGQVPVVLKKEIDGFILNRLQAVLLAESLRLIAEGYVDVQGLDDTMRHGLGRRWAFMGPMETINLNAPGGAADYLDRYGAMMAGLAGVEVGDAAFSAEAAAKVGAAFRDVSTPDAVRARQEWRDEELAALAAHLAQRETRSHN
- a CDS encoding branched-chain amino acid ABC transporter ATP-binding protein/permease gives rise to the protein MQNMRTLTVAAAALILLPWTLSLLGLGPNSASEVVIFALAAMGLNILAGYTGLVSFGHGAWFGLGAYVAGITALRLGNASMAVSLVAALLFTAALAAVIGFLVLRRRGVYFSLMTLALSAMGFQLAFRWTEVTGGENGLGGIERPGLLDNNLNFYIVVAVLAFLVMALMLRVLQSPVGSVFVAIRENENRAQALGYHVQRYKLAAFVLSATVTGLAGALLLYKNRLTSAEPMSVIFSGELLAMVVIGGMRGFLGPALGALFYILFREYLSMYTENWLFWFGLIFLGFVLFARQGLVGIGAQVRRRLFPEAVTGAAMADRKIEKHPLPAAIRDRDAGGGDVLVADDISKTFGALKAVDGVSIRVRDKTLHALIGPNGAGKTTAFNLLSGIIPADSGKVTFLGRDISGSTPDQIAGLGLGRSFQITSLFPDLTIRENLRLAVQAHHPSRTRALSPAGSVAEVNAKVDEMLDWIGLRGMENAIAGSLSYGGQRLLDLGLALSTEPKILLADEPLAGLSVAERERVGLLIKDVSTSIPVLLVEHDIDRVFDLADHVTVMAEGRVLLDGTVEDARNSAKVREIYIGSGTSAVAASARQGQFSDETILSIEKMNLHYGKSHILNDVGFDLHKGEILALLGRNGAGKSSVLKGVTGIVTPSSGSIRLMGSELVGLSSARIARKGIGYVPQGRGLFAGMTVRENLELGRIRRRTGEGTHWTTEEIFEYFPRLRERLDTPADRLSGGEQQMAAVARALSGDIRVLLLDEPFEGLAPAIVEQLFRTFDRLRDRLSIVIVDHNLDLALALSDRTIVLERGRVLHEVESRRIATDLDLRREMLWL
- a CDS encoding branched-chain amino acid ABC transporter permease, whose product is MVSIFLSQLLNGLLDGFYYMLIALGLSLIFSLGGIVNLAHGAFFTLGAYLAFVLSPHIGFFGALVVAPLIAAAVAVVVERVLFTRFYREDPLYSLLLTFSLAMIIEQSLRWYFGATPRAYAMPDALRGQVFLGDFIYSRYRLFLIAVAVATVAGVWYLLNRTPFGRIVRAGIQNPDILGTLGISLRPYLSTVVALAIGIAALAGVLMAPIQPVHPLMGVEVGTAAFVVVVIGGLGSFWGVVIAAIMVGLVKGLMIGLGQSQFSMMAIYLLMFMVLLLRPRGLLGERITRFE
- a CDS encoding ABC transporter substrate-binding protein, with protein sequence MLKTIGRRQLLKTGAAFGVMGLAAPSILRAQTDPIVIAHLTPRTGFLGPMGEYAVMGVDLAVEHINAGGGIGGRMLEVIKEDSVNPQTATTKAERLAERRDVALIMGEISSASALTISQVAARANKLFINTGANSDTLRGQDCNRHMFHVEVQNAMVVNAEGNYLLNNDMVKDKAWYILSADYAFGHDLRNGALAFLERHGGRTVGDDLIPTDATDFSSYLLNIRAAAPDVLISNLAGTQTASFFKQYAEFGLDIPLAGFDYNTVIAWAIGARDFQGTWPCVWTHQVKADGSQAFAQSFMEKYGRPADNQAYLDYMGLRVMADAIGRVGGTDTEALISFLEDPATDFDVLKERRGRFNPANHQLLQEVYAVTALDASEVQNEWDIFTTSDPVPNADQPLEVLIEDAVGGACSF
- a CDS encoding GntR family transcriptional regulator yields the protein MNDLNIQPLAPRPSLTEQAYAAIARMLLDGTLKPDSQTSIRELAGELDVSPMPVREAVGRLVAQGALAVRRNRAVEVPRMTEDEFRELTRTRILMECEAARLAVDRITDSTAGELRALHEAFRLEMTGGSRADALMLNRRLHFTLYDAASSPTLRQLIGMAWLRAGPLISLDIGPTAQGDRAGHSIIAHGNLIAAVTARDREAAAEAIRSDISVAAEVILAQRDYFNMKE
- a CDS encoding SDR family oxidoreductase, whose translation is MNLELDGARVIVTAGASGIGRAIVDAFLAAGARVATCDIDAEALGTLPQNVISQRVDVSDAAALRSFIDQSIAALGGLDCLVNNAGIAGPTGRIEDIDLADWSRTLNVVLTSQFVAVGSAVPALRESANPSIVNLSSVAGRVGFALRTPYAAAKWGVIGLTKSLSIELGEDNIRVNAILPGIVSGDRQRRVLEAKAQLRGQSFAELEAEAFRYTSIKEYVPPQAIASQVLYLASPLGRFISGQSISVCGDTRMLA
- a CDS encoding IS110 family transposase, translated to MSEIITVGLDLAKNVFQVHGTDGAGRAVLRKKIRRGQVLEFFSQLPSCVVAMEACGGAHFWGREIGKLGHEVRLIPPAYVKPFVKRQKNDMADAEAICEAAMRPTMRFVPVKSEETQGAAMVFRVRELLIRQRTQAINALRGHLTEFGQIVPQGAANAARLIAIVEDPDGALPADAVPTLKALIAALTHLEAEIRKLDAEIARRAKENDVARRLMTVPGIGPLIATAIAVLAPPPETFRKARDFAAWLGLVPRQHSTGGKQRLGATTRMGERSLRRLLIIGANSVVIKRNVHKEAQPGTWLGSLLLRKPPMLVRVALANKMARIVWALMARGGIYQSPVAAA